The genome window AACTCCATCAAAAACAATGGAAATATTATTTACCATAATATCATATTTCTTCTCTAATTTGTTCTTTTCTTCTAAAATATTTACTATTGAACTACTATTACTATAATCAAATAATCTCCCACATTTTTCACACTTTAGATGTATATGCATACACTTCTCGCTAAATATTCTTAGTTCATAAAACCTTATATTACTAATGTTTGTTTCTTTAATTATACCAGTTTCCCTTAATGTTCCTATGGTTCTATATATAGTTGGTAAGCTTATTCTTCCCTTAACTAAATCATATATATCATTAATTTTTAAATGCATATCCTTATTATCTACAAATAACTTGATGATTTCCTTACGGGCACTTGTGGGTTTATATCCTCTTTGCTTTAATATTTCCTCAATTCTCTTAATCCTATTATCCAATATAATCACCCTTTTATCAAAGACATCTACCAATATCTTTGTAGTCCTAAGTTCTAAGTGATAAGTTCTAAGATTTTGGTAATTCATTATATAAAGTTAAAGCAGAATGTCTCCATTCTGCTTAGGCTGTCTAAAAACTCGAATTTCTTCGTTGTTGCTTCAAGCAAGAACCCTTACGTATCTCTATATACGCTGCGGTCTCTAGCTTTCAGCACGCCTCAAACTTCAGGTTTTTAGACAGCCTCTCATCTTGTTGAATTTATCAACAATCTGGGCAGAATGTCTCCATTCTGCTTAATCATTACAATGTCCTTCATGTTGATGTTCCCTACAAACTGAATTTGTAGACTTCAATTTACCATTAACATACTCATTAATAACATCATCTAAATTTCCTTTGGCTCCTACTATTACGTTAATGTTATTTCTAGCAAACAACTCTTGTGCTGTTGCCCCCATACCTCCCGATACGATTACATTAACATGCCTTTCTGCTAGATATTTGGGCAAAAATCCTGGTTTATGTCCTGGGTTAGGTAGAAATTCTCTATTCAAAACATTTCCATCTTCAATCTGGGCTATTTCAAATCCTTCACAATGTCCAAAGTGACCGGATACTACATTTCCATCCTTAGCTATTGCAATTTTCATAATGGAACTACCTCCTTAATGCTCTTAATTTTTGTACACATTTTTTTACATATTCATTAAATGTAATTTCCCAATGCTAGTTACACACATTTTCATTACATAGTGCATCCAAATTTTTCAATACATTATCAGATAGTTCCTTCATCATGGCAAAGTTTATTTTTGCATAAAGCTCTACCTTACCTTCATCACAAAGCTCAACAAAGCTTGGATCTATAGGCATTTGGGCTAATACATTTATTCCCATTTCTTCTGCTATTTCATTTACTCTACTCTTTCCGAAGATATCTATTCTCTTTCCACATTCTACACACTCATAATAGCTCATATTTTCAATTATTCCAACTACTGGAATATTCATCATTTTAGCCATATTTAAAGATTTCTTCACAATAAGCTTAACTAAATCCTGTGGTGAAGAAACTACGATTATTCCATCTAAATCTAGTGATTGCATTATTGTCAAGGATACATCTCCAGTTCCTGGAGGAAGGTCTATAAGTAAATAATCTAAATCTCCCCAGTTTACCTCAGTATAAAATTGCTTTACAGTATTTGCTATTAAAGGGCCTCTCCAAACTACAGGAGAATCTTCCTTATCGATTAGTAAATTTAAGGATATTACATTTATACCAGTATTAGTCACTACTGGATTTATTCCAGATTCATTACCCTTAGCTCTTTGATCATTAATCCCAAATACTTTAGGTATACTTGGTCCAGTGATATCGGCATCCATTATACCCACTTTATGTCCCTGCTCAGTCAATGCAGTTGCCACCAATGAAGTTACAGAGGATTTTCCCACACCGCCTTTACCACTCATTATTGCAATAACCTTCTTTATGTTGCTTTTTTCATTTGTCTTTTCTTTTTCAAACATTTATATTCAACCTCCTATTTGGCATATGCTAATTATATTATACTCCATTTTTTGTTATTGTCAAATGCCAATAACTTTTTTGCTATATACATATGCTCAATCCCAATAATATAAAGGGCTGTGGGAAAAGATCAAATTCAAAGATAAGAAAATGAGCTTTTGCCACAGCCTAGGGTCATCTAGTATATCTATTATTAACTTTTTCCTGCCATTTTCCTTCCATATATATAGCCATTCCTATACAACAAATAATAAAATTACTAATAACCATTGCGAACCATACGGATTTACTACCCAAATCAGTATGTTTTTTGAATAACAGTATCATTGGTATCCTTAGACCCCATAGCCTACCTAAATCCATAAACATTGCATATATTGTATGCCCAGATCCTTGAAATGTCCCCATTAAACAATTAAAAATACCCATAAGGGGTAGTGTTGATGCTATCAATTTTAAATAGTATGTACCTTGGGAAATAACTTCTTCTTCCTTAGCAAATATTCTTATTATACCCTCTGAAGTAGGGACAAGGATAATAGCTCCTATTATCATAAACAAAACCGATATTGATAAGCTCTTCTTGAAAGCCTCCTTTGCTCTACTTTTATTGTTAGCTCCAAGATTTTGACCAATAATCGTCGCTAAAGCGCTTCCAATTCCCATTACAGGCATGAGTACCAGTGAATTGATTCTATTTCCAATTCCAAATGCAGCTAAAGTAAAGTCACCAAATGATACAACAAAAACATTAAGTATTATAAATCCAATGGCTGAACCAGCTTGTCCTAAGGACGCTGGTAAACCTATGCTTATAATTTTTTTGATTAATTTTTCTTTTAGCTTAAGACTCTTTGTCGTAATATATATTCCATCTTTTTTAAAGAAAAGTAGATATAAAATATAAAAGGAAAATACTGCTTTAGACAGTACAGTAGCCACAGCTGCTCCTCTAACTCCAAGGTTCAAAGTAAATATAAATAATGGGTCTAAAACAATATTTAATACAACACTACCTACATTTATAATCATAGGAGTTAGTGTATCACCTTGACCTTGTCTTATGGAAGTAAAAACATATACTATATATAAAATTGGGATATCAAAAAACATTATACTTAAGTATTGCTTACTATAAACAAACAAGTCGCCCTTAGCTCCCATCATATTGACTATACTAGGAGTAAGAATAAATCCAAAGGTAGAAAAGATCAATGATACTATTATTGAAAATGTAAATAACTGTCCAGCAATTTCGTTTGCTTCCTTGTTTTCCTTAGCTCCAATATGCTGGGATATCAAGGCAGTTCCTGCAATATTCATACCCATTCCTAAGGATATAATTAAAAATAATACAGGCCAAACAAAGGATGTGGCAGCAAATTCAATTTCACCTAGTCTACTCACCCAAAACGTATCAGCTAAATTATATAGGGTCTGAGATAAATTATTAAACATAATGGGCAGAGCCAAAGTGAAAATGACCTTTGTCATATTCTCCTCAAGGATAAATGTTCTTTTCTGTAAATGCTTCATTTTACCTCCAGTTTTCAAATTATTGTAATAATATATTATATCATTACTCCTATATATTTAATATTATTTTTATATACAAATATAATGTAGTCTAGGGACTTATATGATACCTGTAAATATTTTTTCAATATAAAATCTAATAAGGAAATCAATCTATAATTCCAAATGTTATTAATATTTATTCATTTATAATTATGCAATTTCCTCAATCATAAAAGAAGGATTTTGTGATTTAATGTCTAATATAATATTAATCATATATTTTTATTGGGAGTAATACTTACTTCTTATTTATTTTTCTAATAAACTTTTATACAATAGGAGCTGTATACCATGGATTACAACTCAAACTACGATCTTTTCGCATTATCTAAAGACATTGAAATAGATATTGAGGATATGGTGGATATATTCAACATATATTTTATAGAGGTTAACGATCTCATCTTAAACCTAAGGCATTTAAGTCACAACGAGGATTGGGATAAATTTCAAAAATTGCTCCACAATCTCAAAGGCATCTCTATTAATCTAAAACTTACAGATATATATGAAATGGCAGTAAACTTTGAAAATCTCATAAAAATACAAAACTTTGATCTAATAAACTGTCATATAAATGAATTACAGAACTTAGTTTCTAGAGCCAAGCTAGATATTAATAAATTTTTCTCATACAATAAAATTTAACTTTCATTAATTTTGAAATTTTTAAAGATGATCCAAATATTTTCAAACTTCCTATGAATGATATGGGTGTAAGGATAAATCTTAATACGGGGTGTTATTATTTTATGTTAAAGAATAAAAAAATACTAATTGTTGACGATTCTATTTCATTTAGACAAATTATTAAGACCATGTTAAATGATACTGGTGCAGTTATATGTGAAGCTGGTAGCGAATTTGGAATGTATAATTTAATTGACGAATATGGAACACTAGTGGATATAATTATTATGGATTTATCTTTAAAATATGAGAATGGTTTGAATCTAATTAAAAAGCTACGTGAAATCCATAGATATAAGGACATACCTGTGATTATTATTACTCAACACACTTCAAAACATTATGTTTTTGAAGCAAAGAAACTGGGAGTAAAACACTATATAAAAAAGCCAATTAATAAGACTATATTAATAGACAGGATTACCGAGGTT of Maledivibacter sp. contains these proteins:
- a CDS encoding transcriptional repressor, with protein sequence MDNRIKRIEEILKQRGYKPTSARKEIIKLFVDNKDMHLKINDIYDLVKGRISLPTIYRTIGTLRETGIIKETNISNIRFYELRIFSEKCMHIHLKCEKCGRLFDYSNSSSIVNILEEKNKLEKKYDIMVNNISIVFDGVCKECRR
- a CDS encoding NifB/NifX family molybdenum-iron cluster-binding protein gives rise to the protein MKIAIAKDGNVVSGHFGHCEGFEIAQIEDGNVLNREFLPNPGHKPGFLPKYLAERHVNVIVSGGMGATAQELFARNNINVIVGAKGNLDDVINEYVNGKLKSTNSVCREHQHEGHCND
- a CDS encoding Mrp/NBP35 family ATP-binding protein, which translates into the protein MFEKEKTNEKSNIKKVIAIMSGKGGVGKSSVTSLVATALTEQGHKVGIMDADITGPSIPKVFGINDQRAKGNESGINPVVTNTGINVISLNLLIDKEDSPVVWRGPLIANTVKQFYTEVNWGDLDYLLIDLPPGTGDVSLTIMQSLDLDGIIVVSSPQDLVKLIVKKSLNMAKMMNIPVVGIIENMSYYECVECGKRIDIFGKSRVNEIAEEMGINVLAQMPIDPSFVELCDEGKVELYAKINFAMMKELSDNVLKNLDALCNENVCN
- a CDS encoding MATE family efflux transporter, producing the protein MKHLQKRTFILEENMTKVIFTLALPIMFNNLSQTLYNLADTFWVSRLGEIEFAATSFVWPVLFLIISLGMGMNIAGTALISQHIGAKENKEANEIAGQLFTFSIIVSLIFSTFGFILTPSIVNMMGAKGDLFVYSKQYLSIMFFDIPILYIVYVFTSIRQGQGDTLTPMIINVGSVVLNIVLDPLFIFTLNLGVRGAAVATVLSKAVFSFYILYLLFFKKDGIYITTKSLKLKEKLIKKIISIGLPASLGQAGSAIGFIILNVFVVSFGDFTLAAFGIGNRINSLVLMPVMGIGSALATIIGQNLGANNKSRAKEAFKKSLSISVLFMIIGAIILVPTSEGIIRIFAKEEEVISQGTYYLKLIASTLPLMGIFNCLMGTFQGSGHTIYAMFMDLGRLWGLRIPMILLFKKHTDLGSKSVWFAMVISNFIICCIGMAIYMEGKWQEKVNNRYTR
- a CDS encoding Hpt domain-containing protein; this translates as MDYNSNYDLFALSKDIEIDIEDMVDIFNIYFIEVNDLILNLRHLSHNEDWDKFQKLLHNLKGISINLKLTDIYEMAVNFENLIKIQNFDLINCHINELQNLVSRAKLDINKFFSYNKI
- a CDS encoding response regulator; this translates as MLKNKKILIVDDSISFRQIIKTMLNDTGAVICEAGSEFGMYNLIDEYGTLVDIIIMDLSLKYENGLNLIKKLREIHRYKDIPVIIITQHTSKHYVFEAKKLGVKHYIKKPINKTILIDRITEVFTV